A genomic region of Melopsittacus undulatus isolate bMelUnd1 chromosome 5, bMelUnd1.mat.Z, whole genome shotgun sequence contains the following coding sequences:
- the ST13 gene encoding hsc70-interacting protein produces the protein MDARKLSELRAFVRLCKQNPGLLHTEELAFLRDWVESMGGTIPPAPANSSTEETRKGKAEEQPEEPVKPPEPESEESDLEIDNDGVIEPDNDDPQEMGDENVEVTEEMMDQANEKKIEAINALGEGELQKAVDLFTDAIKLNPCLAILYAKRASVFVKLQKPNAAIRDCDRAIKINPDSAQTYKWRGKAHRLLGHWEEAAHDLALACKLDYDEDASAMLKEVQPKAQKIAEHRRKYERKREEKEIKERMERVKKAREEHERAQREEEARRQAGGAQFGGFPGGFPGGFPGAMPGGMPGMAGMPGVNEILSDPEVLAAMQDPEVMAAFQDVAQNPANMSKYQNNPKVMNLISKLSAKFGSKP, from the exons TATGGGAGGCACAATACCACCTGCTCCAGCCAATTCCTCCACAGAGGAGACGAGGAAG GGCAAAGCAGAGGAACAGCCAGAGGAGCCAGTTAAACCGCCTGAACCAGAAAGTGAAGAGAGTGACTTAG aaATTGACAATGATGGAGTAATTGAACCAGACAATGATGACCCACAAGAAATGGGAGATGAAAATGTGGAG gtAACTGAAGAGATGATGGATCAAGCTAATGAGAAGAAGATTGAAGCAATAAATGCTCTTGGTGAag GTGAACTTCAGAAGGCTGTTGACTTGTTCACAGATGCTATCAAGCTGAATCCTTGTTTGGCCATCTTGTATGCCAAGAGGGCAAG TGTTTTTGTGAAGCTACAGAAGCCAAATGCTGCCATCAGAGATTGTGACAGAGCCATCAAGATTAATCCTGACTCGGCACAGACGTACAAATGGAGGGGGAAGGCACACAG ACTGCTGGGTCACTGGGAGGAGGCTGCTCATGATCTTGCATTAGCTTGTAAACTGGATTATGATGAAGATGCGAGCGCTATGCTGAAGGAGGTGCAACCAAAA GCTCAGAAAATTGCAGAACATCGCCGAAAATATGAGCGGAAGcgtgaagaaaaggaaatcaaggaaagaatggaaagaGTGAAGAAGGCACGGGAGGAGCATGAGAGAGCACAAAGG gaggaagaagcaaGACGACAGGCAGGAGGAGCTCAGTTTGGTGGTTTTCCAGGTGGCTTCccag GTGGGTTTCCTGGGGCTATGCCTGGAGGCATGCCAGGAATGGCAGGTATGCCTGGTGTCAATGAGATTCTCAGTGATCCAGAAGTCCTTGCTGCCATGCAG GATCCAGAAGTTATGGCTGCATTCCAAGATGTTGCCCAGAACCCAGCAAATATGTCCAAGTACCAGAACAATCCCAAGGTCATGAATCTCATCAGTAAATTGTCTGCCAAATTTGGCAGTAAGCCATAA